A portion of the Natronococcus sp. AD-5 genome contains these proteins:
- a CDS encoding outer membrane protein assembly factor BamB family protein: MALAAGGTVGAVGAAAETNGEQPEPVAERPGWSSYRGNAGNAGAVATDEFPEPDDLAWVYEESGALAAVNGTVYLRTDAGELHALDAQDGALEWKRTALTLTEVPFEPQGTPAVADGTVYVTGNQLTALDAATGEVEWRVTFDGAASMASPTVAYETVYVVADGSLCAVDAVDGSIVWERDTVGVEAVRPADVPGGRKEITENRAFRPTPVAVARETVYACTEAAPNEDLDDVSEFAAVVALDALTGDRRWTHDFGHQTRSVGDWGPAVTGEVLYVGSGLGGVDNDFAGGLDLASGDGSRGSWSVHPVASNDEYRVTTGEYSVTVSDLERDGSGWNEGYVGSAVTFPFSDQLIVGETVIVAHNASAEIVEQMRTRSEREYEPYSVLGFDIEDGTEKWAVSFDDLGGLETLLADETTLYIANDEGLFALRSARADAVERDDEERTDETDDAEQGDDGRDDSDTGDTETTEGDGGGESDEDEGAAGDTDESDGDDVDEAAGSADTGTDDADKSEAPADDEDATDQEPGEAADDADAAVDITADSVPGFTTGAGLVGGALSLEWLRRRAADDPEA; the protein is encoded by the coding sequence GTGGCACTCGCAGCTGGCGGAACGGTCGGCGCCGTGGGGGCGGCGGCCGAGACGAACGGCGAGCAGCCGGAGCCGGTCGCGGAGCGGCCGGGCTGGTCGTCGTATCGGGGGAACGCGGGGAACGCCGGGGCCGTCGCGACGGACGAGTTCCCGGAACCGGACGATCTCGCCTGGGTGTACGAAGAATCCGGCGCGCTCGCCGCCGTCAACGGCACGGTCTACCTGCGAACGGACGCCGGCGAGCTCCACGCGCTCGACGCCCAGGACGGCGCCCTCGAGTGGAAACGGACCGCCCTCACGCTGACGGAGGTCCCGTTCGAGCCGCAGGGAACGCCGGCGGTCGCTGACGGGACGGTCTACGTGACTGGAAACCAACTCACCGCGCTCGACGCCGCAACCGGCGAGGTCGAGTGGCGGGTGACGTTCGACGGGGCTGCGTCGATGGCGAGCCCGACAGTCGCATACGAGACGGTCTACGTCGTTGCGGACGGGAGCCTGTGTGCGGTCGACGCGGTCGACGGCTCGATCGTCTGGGAGCGCGACACCGTCGGCGTCGAGGCCGTCCGGCCCGCCGACGTTCCGGGTGGCCGCAAGGAGATTACCGAAAACCGGGCGTTCCGGCCGACACCGGTGGCCGTCGCACGCGAAACCGTCTACGCCTGTACCGAGGCTGCGCCGAACGAGGACCTCGACGACGTCAGCGAGTTCGCCGCCGTCGTCGCGCTCGACGCACTGACGGGTGACCGGCGGTGGACCCACGATTTCGGACACCAGACGAGGTCCGTCGGGGACTGGGGCCCCGCCGTGACCGGCGAGGTACTCTACGTCGGCTCTGGACTGGGCGGCGTCGATAACGATTTCGCTGGCGGGCTCGATCTGGCGTCCGGCGACGGATCCCGGGGCAGTTGGTCCGTGCACCCGGTCGCAAGCAATGACGAGTACAGGGTCACAACCGGCGAGTATTCCGTGACTGTGTCGGACCTCGAGCGTGACGGATCGGGCTGGAATGAAGGCTATGTGGGCTCGGCAGTAACGTTCCCGTTCTCCGATCAGTTGATTGTCGGGGAGACGGTTATCGTTGCCCACAACGCATCAGCGGAGATCGTAGAACAGATGCGGACTCGCTCGGAGAGGGAGTACGAACCCTACTCGGTTCTCGGATTCGATATCGAAGACGGGACCGAGAAGTGGGCGGTTTCATTCGACGACCTCGGAGGTCTTGAGACACTTCTTGCGGACGAGACCACCCTCTATATTGCCAACGATGAGGGACTGTTCGCCCTTCGATCAGCCCGGGCAGATGCTGTCGAGAGGGACGACGAGGAGCGCACGGACGAGACCGATGACGCCGAACAGGGCGATGACGGGCGCGACGACAGCGACACAGGCGATACCGAGACGACGGAAGGCGACGGTGGCGGTGAGAGCGACGAGGACGAAGGAGCGGCGGGCGATACCGACGAGTCCGACGGCGACGACGTGGATGAGGCAGCTGGCAGCGCTGACACCGGAACTGATGACGCAGACAAGTCTGAAGCGCCAGCCGATGACGAGGACGCCACTGACCAGGAACCCGGCGAGGCAGCGGATGACGCCGACGCCGCTGTTGACATCACTGCCGATAGCGTTCCCGGTTTCACAACTGGCGCCGGCCTCGTCGGGGGTGCACTCTCCCTCGAGTGGCTCCGGCGTCGCGCCGCGGACGACCCAGAAGCGTAA
- a CDS encoding M24 family metallopeptidase, which yields MREIVPEPASRFVDPDRLPRIRDHLATLPVDGLLAFSPANSYYLSGGYAGMYSRPVIALVTPETSLVLTPEIERTKVTRTAWTDRALVYADTDDPFDVLATAIAETNVDVLGYDKASAKPDWVAQFEAACAVTIQETTDAFLDLRAVKTPWEVEMIRRARKLATAGMEAYLDGVERGVTELEVLADVQQAYYETYLEEFPEYDIGTANELGQYGFASVLTSEHALEPHSLSTARVIDSGDSVVGIALPSIQGYVCEEERTVLVGDVPAHIEDAMATLVEVRNETMDRVGPGIGTHEIDEFAAGELRAAGYADQLVHRTGHGEGITIHEGPALNARTQGTLEPGMVISVEPGLYFEDDGLALRHSDTLVVGDDGAERLTPSPDGVLRAE from the coding sequence ATGCGAGAGATTGTCCCAGAGCCGGCGTCGCGGTTTGTCGATCCCGATCGTCTTCCCCGGATTCGCGACCACCTCGCTACGCTCCCCGTCGACGGGTTGCTCGCCTTCTCCCCGGCGAACTCGTACTATCTCAGCGGCGGCTATGCGGGCATGTACTCACGGCCGGTCATCGCCCTCGTGACGCCCGAGACGAGCCTCGTCCTCACACCGGAAATCGAACGCACGAAAGTAACCCGAACCGCATGGACGGATCGCGCGCTCGTGTACGCGGATACCGATGATCCGTTCGACGTGCTCGCGACGGCCATCGCCGAGACCAACGTCGACGTACTCGGCTATGACAAGGCGTCGGCGAAGCCGGACTGGGTTGCACAGTTCGAGGCGGCCTGTGCCGTCACGATCCAGGAGACGACGGACGCGTTTCTCGACCTGCGAGCGGTGAAAACGCCGTGGGAAGTGGAGATGATCCGTCGCGCGCGGAAACTGGCAACGGCCGGCATGGAGGCGTACCTCGATGGTGTCGAACGCGGCGTGACCGAACTCGAGGTGCTCGCCGACGTACAGCAGGCGTACTACGAAACGTATCTCGAGGAGTTCCCAGAGTACGATATCGGAACGGCGAACGAACTCGGACAGTACGGCTTTGCCAGCGTCCTCACCAGCGAGCATGCGCTCGAACCACACAGTCTCTCGACGGCACGCGTCATTGACTCCGGCGACAGCGTCGTCGGAATCGCGCTGCCGTCGATTCAGGGGTACGTCTGTGAGGAAGAACGAACGGTTCTCGTCGGCGACGTCCCAGCCCACATCGAGGACGCGATGGCAACGCTCGTCGAGGTGCGCAACGAGACGATGGACCGTGTTGGACCCGGCATCGGAACCCACGAGATCGACGAGTTCGCGGCCGGCGAGCTGCGAGCGGCAGGGTACGCGGACCAACTCGTTCACCGAACCGGGCACGGCGAGGGAATCACCATCCACGAAGGGCCGGCGCTGAACGCCCGGACGCAGGGGACGCTCGAACCAGGGATGGTGATCAGTGTCGAACCGGGGCTCTATTTCGAAGACGACGGACTCGCGCTGCGCCACTCCGATACGCTCGTCGTCGGTGACGACGGGGCCGAACGGCTCACCCCCTCGCCCGATGGCGTGCTTCGCGCCGAGTAA
- a CDS encoding sodium:solute symporter family protein, whose translation MAVESDITLFYVVAAYLGVMLGVGGWAYRKTDTAEDFMLAGRSLGAVIIAGTLMATWMGSGTVTGGSNSIAYGHGLWPAILFGTAALLGIGILKVLAPRIRRFDKITIPEMIEAELGQEGRVISLLVIAFAYIGIVSYQFIGFGFVLNVTTGVSVTHGTLIATVIIIALAAMGGLMSVSYTDAISAFLMIIGLFIALPYVIAGAGGWGNIVSTVPETHLEPLGNLSVIQFLGFWGPFFLLILADQNMYQRILAGETDAGTGRGLVGWFLGVAVGMTIIPVIALASRAMFPELDPGMALIATTTVIPTWVGGILLAAASAFIITTGSSYLLSASTNLSHDLYKGLINPDAPDQRVFWLTRTLVIGLGVFAFVLGQYFPTILEVQMYSYTAYGAAITPPLLAIFLMRDRLTKTGGLAGMIAGAVLAITWDTALGSPFGADAVIVAAPVSALLILTVSYLTADGATPAPVEA comes from the coding sequence ATGGCTGTTGAATCGGATATTACGTTGTTCTACGTCGTTGCCGCCTATCTCGGAGTGATGCTCGGGGTAGGCGGGTGGGCGTACCGGAAGACAGACACTGCGGAAGATTTCATGCTTGCCGGGCGGAGTCTCGGTGCCGTCATCATCGCCGGCACGCTGATGGCAACCTGGATGGGCTCGGGCACGGTCACTGGAGGCAGTAACTCGATCGCCTACGGTCACGGGCTGTGGCCGGCCATCCTGTTCGGTACCGCTGCCCTTCTCGGGATCGGCATCCTCAAAGTGCTTGCGCCGCGCATCCGGCGGTTCGATAAGATCACCATTCCCGAGATGATCGAGGCGGAACTCGGCCAAGAAGGCCGGGTTATCAGTTTGCTCGTCATCGCGTTCGCCTACATCGGAATCGTCTCCTACCAGTTCATCGGGTTCGGATTCGTCCTGAACGTGACGACGGGCGTCTCCGTGACCCATGGGACGCTTATCGCGACCGTGATCATCATCGCCCTCGCAGCGATGGGGGGACTCATGTCGGTCTCGTATACGGACGCGATCAGTGCGTTTCTGATGATCATCGGGCTGTTTATCGCGCTCCCCTATGTGATCGCCGGGGCCGGTGGCTGGGGCAACATTGTGTCGACCGTGCCGGAGACGCACCTCGAGCCGCTTGGTAACCTTTCGGTCATCCAGTTTCTGGGTTTCTGGGGACCGTTCTTCCTGCTCATTCTCGCCGATCAAAACATGTACCAGCGGATTCTCGCCGGCGAGACGGATGCGGGGACCGGCCGAGGGCTCGTTGGCTGGTTTCTCGGCGTTGCGGTCGGAATGACGATCATTCCGGTGATCGCACTGGCTTCCCGTGCGATGTTTCCCGAATTGGATCCCGGGATGGCGCTGATCGCGACGACGACGGTCATTCCGACGTGGGTTGGCGGCATTCTGCTGGCCGCCGCCTCGGCGTTCATTATCACGACCGGGAGTTCGTATCTGCTGTCCGCCAGTACGAACCTCTCCCACGACCTGTACAAGGGCCTGATCAACCCTGACGCGCCGGATCAGCGCGTCTTTTGGCTGACACGAACGTTGGTGATCGGGCTCGGGGTCTTCGCCTTCGTCCTGGGACAGTACTTCCCGACGATCCTCGAAGTCCAGATGTACTCCTATACCGCCTACGGAGCCGCGATCACCCCGCCGCTCTTGGCGATCTTCCTGATGCGAGACCGGCTCACCAAAACGGGTGGCCTCGCAGGCATGATCGCTGGTGCCGTGCTCGCGATCACGTGGGATACCGCGCTCGGAAGCCCCTTCGGGGCCGATGCCGTGATCGTCGCGGCCCCAGTCTCTGCACTGCTGATTCTCACAGTGAGCTATCTGACTGCAGATGGTGCTACACCCGCGCCAGTTGAGGCCTGA